The sequence below is a genomic window from Sphingobacterium sp. ML3W.
CTCGTAATCTGACGCCTGATACACGATTTAGCGCCTGACCAATATCCATTGTTGTATTGTACAATTTCTTCGCATCAATTGCTGTGACATTAAATGGTTGTTTTTGTATTTCTTTTGCTTCAGATCGCGCAACGATCTCTACTTCATCCATTGTTGTATGTTGTGACGCCAATTGTATAGGTAACAACTCGATTGTTTTTTGATTAATACGGAAGGTCTTGTCTTTAGCTTGGAATCCAACAGCTGATACACGTATAGTATAGTTGGAAAAAGCGATATTTTTTATTGAAAATAAACCATTCTTATCTGTCTGAGTTATTTGGCTTGTTCCGATAATTGTTATTGTTGCACCTTCAATGGGTATATTTGAAGTTGTACTTACTTTTCCATTTAATTCTCCTAACTGCTGCGCATTAGAAGTAAACGATATGATCAAGAATAGATTTAACCATATTATTTTTAATTTTAACATCCCTTATTTAGATTAATTATACATAGAGATGTTGCGTAACTCTAAATTTACCGAAGGTTAAATTTTAAAAAAGATTATGAGTTAGGCTATTTACTTATCTGATAGGTCATTAATCTGTTAATTTTTTGTTGGTATTTTTAATTCTCTTGGATTAAGCTAATCTGTAAAGTGTTTTTTTAATTAATGGAGAAGAATTAGGTGCTTGTAAAACCGAGAGGTTCATTCAAATTGTTATACTTGAATCTTGTAGGGTGTAGGTAAATTGTGCTATGAAGATAAAAATCAGTCTTATAGCTCTGAGGAAGTAATTGCACGACTGATTAAAGACATTTAGGGTTTTAATATATTGAATAGATTGTTATTTTATAATTTTACCATTTTGGTGACAATATTTATGCCTTCAATTTTTAAGCCTTTGGTAGTTGGTCCGGTAACTGTATTATAGTTATATATAATATCTTATTTTAAATTACCGGCTATTTATATGTAATATCCATATTACGGTTTGCAAACTGATTCTTTAATTTTCGTGTTTTCAGATCTACCGTTAATCTGGACAGTTTACAGCTTTTTCTCGATAGGACGAAGAAACAGTTTTAAAGTTTTATTTAGGTTTGAAATTACTTGAATTTCCTTTTCCAGATTGCTTTAACCCATTGCTGTGATTATAAGGTGATATCTGCCCGGAGGTATTTGATTTAGACGGGAAAAGCCATATTGATCTGTTATTTTTCCTGTTGTCGTATTTTTTAGACTGATACGTGCTTAAGGAATGGGACTGTAATCAAGGACATTGTATAGGCTACCGTGAATGATACTATATTGTTGAGTGTAAGTACCAAAAGAAGAAATAAGCAATATACATATTGATATCGCTTTTAGATTTGACATAAGATAATTAGATTAAATACGCATTAGCTATAACGTAACTCTAAATTTACCGACGAATAAAAATTAATTTAATTTGTCTATACGAACGATGAAATCTGTTTCTTTGTCTAGTTTTAGTCCCGTGCTGATTTCTTTAGTAAGGATATTGTATATCCATACTTGATGATTATCGTCTTTATCGTCGATGGTTATGTATGCTTTACCATTCTCAACAAGAACAGATTCTTTTCGTGTACCTTTGTCATAAGGTAGTTTCAGCTTTGTTGTGGTTTGTTTCAAAAGATCTACAACATAATATTCAAACTGATAGGTGGAATGATGATCACTGAAATCATTGTAAAGGTCTTTTCTCTCGCTACGGATAATAGCTTCATTGTTGCCTAAGTACCACATGCCATAGGCGTGATTTTGGGTAGCAGCAGTTAGATTGAAGAAATAGGTTGAATCTACTTTAGTTGTATCTTTTGGGATCCGAAAGATTGCAGTGGGTTTACTCAGGTTATTCCCTAAGGCAATTCCTGGACAACTCATAAAATAGAAATTCCCATTTTCATCGGCAAAACTATAGGATTGTACTGTATTAATACCTCCTGGATACGTTGATCTGTTATCTTTTTGTATAGCTCTTATTTGCAAATTCTCTGGATTTAGCGTTGCCATATACATGGTATCAATGGTCGTGAAATCGGTTTCATTGAATACTTTATTGTAGGTATACCCAATGATTAAGTTATTGTGATGTAATGTGCTGAAGCCTATGGATATTGTTGTAAAATTAGGTGGAGGTGATGGTAAAGGTATTTCTTCTTTTTGTAGGATTTCAAACCTTTTTACATCTATCTTATAATAGTGCAGTTTGCTATAGGTTTTATTATCAAGTGTAAAAATCAGTAAAGTATCTTTTCCTTGCCAATTTATATTTTCTATATGTTGGTCAGACATCGGGATTGCCGCGATTTCTGTCAATGCATTTTCTTTAATTTCAAATTTCCTGAATTTTTCACTTTTTATATGATAGAAAAAACCTTCATGTATGATTATGCTTCTATCAAAATACTGTGTTGGTACGTCGATACCATTTTTTAGGATATCCATCGTTCCCGAGTCAATGGAGTTAGTTGTTAAGATTGTATTACCTAAATCCTTATTCATGATATACAGACTGTATTTGTTGGTCGTGCTGTTGACTTGGTCTCGATTCGAACAACCAATAAAAAAAACTATTAATAAAAGAAGAGAAAATTTAGAAATAAGTTTTAATTGCATGAAAATTGGTGTTATTAAGGCTTATTATATTTTTTATATAATGTTAAACTGTAATTTAAGTTGATTCTGTATTGTTGGTGCTAAAAAAGTAAGCTCCGATTGAGAAAAAATAATTTGCTTTCCTGTATTTTTAGAGTTTAGAATGAAATAAGTTTCTCCATTTTTTAATTCTTTTTTCTGGCTAGTCCCGATAAGATTAAATTCAAAATCTTTCTTTGGAATGATGACCATTGTACCTATTGAAAAAAATTCCCCTGTTTCTAAATTAATCCTTGCTGTAGCATGCTTTGCTAAAATTAGTTCATAACTATTTTTTTTAAAATATTTTGAATTTGGACTTGTACTATTATCAAAGGTAGCATAACTAATTTCGTTGTCTATACTGCTTTTATATATAAAGAAGCCAAATATTATTAAGAGTGAAGCAGCTATAGAAATGTAACACAAGAGTTTTGTTCTCCTGGAATTTTTTATAATTGCTATAGGTTCATTTATATAAGGTACTATGTTTCCCCAGATTTGTGATTGTATGTGGGACTTGTCAATTTGGGAAATTGGCAGTGGCGTAAAGTCGAAAGTATCATCCATTAACCAATCTTCCACAAGATTTCTTTCTTCCGGAGTGCATTGGTTTAAATGATATTTTTCTATCAACTTATGATCAACTTGCATGGTAATGTATACTTCTTACAAAAATACAGGATTTCTTTTTTATTTAATTAATATAATCATTCAATTCGGTTTTTAACGTCTTTAAAGCTTTGGATATATGATATTCTACTGCTCTTTCTGAAATAAGAAGTTTATTGGCAATTTCTTTATTCGTTAAGCCTTGATCTCTACTCATTTGAAAAACATTCTTACATTGAGCAGGTAATTTGTTGACT
It includes:
- a CDS encoding DUF4374 domain-containing protein, with product MQLKLISKFSLLLLIVFFIGCSNRDQVNSTTNKYSLYIMNKDLGNTILTTNSIDSGTMDILKNGIDVPTQYFDRSIIIHEGFFYHIKSEKFRKFEIKENALTEIAAIPMSDQHIENINWQGKDTLLIFTLDNKTYSKLHYYKIDVKRFEILQKEEIPLPSPPPNFTTISIGFSTLHHNNLIIGYTYNKVFNETDFTTIDTMYMATLNPENLQIRAIQKDNRSTYPGGINTVQSYSFADENGNFYFMSCPGIALGNNLSKPTAIFRIPKDTTKVDSTYFFNLTAATQNHAYGMWYLGNNEAIIRSERKDLYNDFSDHHSTYQFEYYVVDLLKQTTTKLKLPYDKGTRKESVLVENGKAYITIDDKDDNHQVWIYNILTKEISTGLKLDKETDFIVRIDKLN